Proteins from a single region of Azospira inquinata:
- the frr gene encoding ribosome recycling factor, with protein sequence MISELKKVTEQKMQKSIEALKHDLAKVRTGRAHVGLLDHVQVDYYGSMMPINQVANVTLVDSRTLGVQAWEKTMVAKVEKAIRECDLGLNPATQGDLIRVPMPPLTEERRRDLTKVVKSEGENAKIAVRNLRRDGNNTLKEALKAKEVAEDEERKAQEDIQKLTDKYIAEVDKLVAQKETELMAV encoded by the coding sequence ATGATTTCCGAACTGAAGAAAGTCACCGAACAAAAGATGCAGAAGTCCATCGAAGCCCTGAAGCATGACCTGGCCAAGGTCCGCACGGGCCGGGCCCACGTCGGCCTGCTGGACCATGTGCAGGTGGATTACTACGGCAGCATGATGCCGATCAACCAGGTGGCCAATGTGACCCTGGTTGATTCCCGGACCCTGGGGGTGCAAGCCTGGGAAAAGACCATGGTGGCCAAAGTGGAAAAGGCTATCCGAGAATGTGATCTGGGCCTGAATCCGGCCACCCAGGGCGATTTAATCCGGGTGCCCATGCCTCCCCTGACGGAAGAACGCCGCCGGGACCTGACCAAGGTGGTGAAGAGTGAAGGGGAAAATGCCAAGATCGCCGTGCGCAATCTGCGCCGGGACGGGAACAACACCCTGAAGGAAGCTCTGAAGGCCAAGGAAGTGGCCGAAGACGAAGAACGTAAGGCCCAGGAAGACATCCAGAAGCTCACCGACAAGTACATCGCCGAGGTGGACAAGCTGGTGGCCCAGAAAGAAACCGAACTGATGGCGGTCTGA
- the tsf gene encoding translation elongation factor Ts, translated as MAAITAAMVKELREKTDAPMMECKKALTEADGDMAKAEEILRVKLGNKASKAAARVAAEGVVGIYIAADGKLGSIVEVNCETDFVAKNDDFLAFVKNLAELVAQKNPADVAALSALDINGTPVDAVRTNLIGKIGENMTIRRFERVEGKGKLASYVHGGAKIGVLVDLVGGEEVLAKDVAMHIAASKPKALDASGVDPELIATERRVAVEKAKEAGKPEAMLEKIAEGTVQKYLREVTLMGQIFVKAEDGKQTIEQLLKAHNASVAGFNLYVVGEGIEKKVTDFAAEVAAQAAAAAKK; from the coding sequence ATGGCAGCTATCACTGCGGCAATGGTTAAAGAATTGCGGGAAAAGACCGACGCTCCCATGATGGAGTGCAAGAAGGCTCTGACGGAAGCCGACGGGGACATGGCCAAGGCTGAGGAAATCCTCCGGGTCAAGCTGGGCAACAAGGCTTCCAAGGCCGCTGCCCGGGTCGCCGCCGAAGGTGTGGTGGGTATCTACATCGCCGCTGACGGCAAGTTGGGTTCCATCGTGGAAGTCAATTGCGAAACTGACTTCGTGGCCAAAAACGACGATTTCCTGGCTTTTGTGAAGAATCTGGCCGAACTGGTGGCCCAGAAGAATCCGGCCGACGTGGCTGCTCTGTCCGCCCTGGACATCAACGGCACCCCGGTGGATGCGGTGCGCACCAACCTGATCGGCAAGATCGGTGAAAACATGACCATCCGTCGCTTTGAACGGGTGGAAGGCAAGGGCAAGCTGGCCTCCTACGTGCACGGTGGCGCCAAGATCGGCGTGCTGGTGGATCTGGTGGGTGGGGAAGAAGTCCTGGCCAAGGATGTGGCCATGCATATCGCCGCTTCCAAGCCCAAGGCCCTGGATGCTTCCGGTGTGGATCCGGAACTGATCGCCACCGAACGCCGCGTGGCCGTGGAAAAGGCCAAGGAAGCGGGCAAGCCCGAAGCCATGCTGGAAAAGATTGCCGAAGGCACGGTGCAGAAGTATCTGCGGGAAGTTACCCTGATGGGCCAGATTTTCGTGAAGGCGGAAGACGGCAAGCAAACCATCGAACAGCTGTTGAAGGCCCATAACGCTTCCGTGGCCGGCTTCAACCTGTACGTGGTGGGCGAAGGGATCGAAAAGAAGGTCACCGACTTCGCTGCTGAAGTGGCCGCCCAAGCCGCCGCTGCTGCCAAGAAGTAA
- the ispC gene encoding 1-deoxy-D-xylulose-5-phosphate reductoisomerase, producing the protein MSPQNLTILGSTGSIGVSTLDVVRRHPDRYRITALCAHRQVARLAEQCAEFKPAYAVLRDEALAAELRQRLGDLPTQVLWGPEALERMAALPEVDGVMAAIVGAAGLAPSLAAARAGKKVYLANKEALVMAGPLFMATIRAAGATLLPIDSEHNAIFQSLPAGYTGDWEGGGVRRLLLTASGGPFRATPKEALGHITPDQACAHPNWVMGRKISVDSATMMNKGLEVIEAHYLFGVPPERIQVVVHPQSVIHSLVEYVDGSVLAELGNPDMRTPIAQALAYPERFTSGVGPLDLFQIGRLDFEAPDFERFPCLPLAYRALEAGGSAPAILNAANEVAVQAFLEGRLPFLEISRVIREVMDRLPAQPLHALADVLSADRQARSLAEAALVAEQPLG; encoded by the coding sequence ATGTCACCTCAAAATTTGACTATCCTGGGTTCCACCGGCTCCATCGGGGTGAGTACCCTGGATGTGGTTCGTCGTCATCCCGACCGTTATCGCATTACCGCCCTTTGCGCCCATCGTCAGGTGGCCCGCCTGGCGGAGCAGTGTGCCGAATTTAAGCCCGCCTACGCGGTGTTGCGGGACGAGGCCCTGGCCGCCGAATTGCGCCAGCGGCTAGGGGATTTGCCCACCCAGGTGCTGTGGGGGCCGGAGGCCCTGGAGCGCATGGCGGCTCTGCCGGAGGTGGATGGGGTCATGGCGGCCATTGTGGGAGCCGCCGGGCTGGCGCCCTCCCTGGCAGCGGCTCGGGCCGGGAAAAAGGTTTATTTGGCCAACAAGGAAGCCCTGGTCATGGCTGGCCCCCTGTTTATGGCTACTATTCGGGCCGCAGGGGCCACCCTGCTGCCCATCGACAGCGAACACAACGCCATTTTCCAGTCCCTGCCGGCAGGCTATACCGGAGACTGGGAAGGGGGGGGGGTGCGGCGCTTGCTGCTCACCGCGTCCGGCGGTCCGTTCCGGGCTACGCCTAAGGAAGCCCTGGGCCACATTACTCCGGATCAGGCTTGTGCCCACCCCAACTGGGTCATGGGGCGCAAGATTTCCGTGGATTCCGCCACCATGATGAACAAGGGGCTGGAGGTTATTGAAGCCCATTACCTCTTCGGTGTCCCTCCTGAGCGCATTCAGGTAGTCGTCCATCCCCAGAGCGTGATCCATTCCTTGGTGGAATATGTGGATGGCTCGGTGCTGGCGGAGTTGGGAAATCCGGATATGCGGACCCCCATTGCCCAGGCCCTGGCTTATCCGGAGCGTTTTACTTCCGGGGTGGGGCCGCTGGACCTCTTCCAGATTGGGCGTCTGGATTTCGAGGCCCCGGATTTTGAGCGCTTCCCCTGTTTGCCCCTGGCCTATCGGGCCCTAGAGGCGGGGGGCAGCGCTCCTGCCATACTTAACGCGGCCAACGAAGTGGCGGTTCAGGCTTTTCTGGAAGGACGTTTGCCCTTCCTGGAAATCTCCCGGGTGATCCGGGAGGTGATGGACCGGTTGCCAGCCCAGCCGCTCCACGCCCTGGCGGATGTGCTGTCTGCCGATCGACAGGCTCGGTCCCTGGCGGAAGCGGCCCTGGTGGCGGAGCAACCTCTTGGCTAA
- the uppS gene encoding polyprenyl diphosphate synthase, with product MSVFSSSTQDIPSTSRVPRHVAIIMDGNGRWAKKRFLPRFAGHTKGVAAVRETVRTCLDLGIEYLTLFAFSSENWRRPEEEVSLLMQLFMKALRQEVDRLHEHRVRLRVVGDLSRFDPALQELIREGERCTGGNKRLTLTIAANYGGRWDILQAANRLAQAHPEKAGHWREGDLEPWLAMAYAPEPDLFIRTGGEKRISNFLLWQLAYTEFYFTDTLWPEFNEGALKAAVASFASRERRFGRTSEQLTPSGGDEERNKDVRRA from the coding sequence ATGTCGGTATTTTCCAGCTCCACCCAGGATATTCCGTCCACCTCCCGGGTGCCCCGGCATGTGGCCATCATCATGGATGGCAACGGCCGTTGGGCAAAGAAGCGCTTCCTCCCCCGTTTCGCCGGCCATACCAAGGGTGTGGCCGCGGTACGGGAAACGGTGCGCACCTGTTTGGATCTGGGCATTGAGTATCTGACCCTTTTTGCCTTCAGTTCCGAGAACTGGCGGCGTCCCGAAGAAGAAGTTTCCCTGCTCATGCAGTTGTTCATGAAGGCGCTGCGCCAGGAAGTGGACCGGCTTCATGAGCACCGGGTGCGGCTGCGGGTGGTGGGCGACTTGTCCCGCTTCGATCCGGCCCTTCAGGAACTGATCCGGGAAGGGGAGCGCTGCACCGGGGGCAACAAGCGCCTGACCCTGACCATTGCGGCCAATTACGGCGGGCGCTGGGATATTTTGCAGGCCGCCAACCGGCTGGCTCAGGCCCATCCGGAAAAGGCTGGGCATTGGCGGGAAGGGGATCTGGAGCCCTGGCTGGCTATGGCCTACGCGCCGGAGCCGGATCTGTTCATTCGTACCGGAGGGGAAAAGCGCATCAGCAACTTCCTCCTCTGGCAATTGGCCTATACGGAATTTTATTTCACCGACACCCTGTGGCCCGAGTTCAATGAAGGGGCCCTGAAGGCGGCGGTGGCCTCCTTTGCTTCCCGGGAGCGGCGTTTTGGCCGCACCAGCGAACAACTGACTCCGTCTGGTGGCGACGAGGAGCGGAATAAGGACGTGCGCCGTGCTTAA
- the rpsB gene encoding 30S ribosomal protein S2, with product MSVSMRQMLEAGVHFGHQTRFWNPKMAPFIFGARNKIHIVNLEKTLVKYNEAMDFVRKLAANKGTILFVGTKRQAREIVAEEAQRAAAPFVDQRWLGGMLTNFKTVKQSIKRLKDTEVMAEDGTFERIGKKEALLKQRELDKLNKSIGGIKDMNNLPDALFVIDVGYHKIAITEANKLGIPVIGVVDTNHTPDGVDYVIPGNDDSSRAIRLYARGVADAILEGRSQSLQEIVAAGEDEFVEVEEEQAE from the coding sequence ATGTCTGTATCCATGCGCCAAATGCTGGAGGCCGGTGTCCACTTCGGCCACCAAACCCGTTTCTGGAACCCGAAAATGGCGCCTTTCATTTTCGGCGCCCGCAACAAGATTCACATCGTGAATCTGGAAAAGACCCTGGTCAAATACAACGAAGCCATGGACTTCGTGCGTAAGCTGGCCGCCAACAAGGGCACCATCCTCTTCGTCGGTACCAAGCGTCAGGCCCGTGAAATCGTGGCCGAAGAAGCCCAACGGGCTGCCGCTCCCTTCGTGGATCAACGCTGGCTGGGCGGTATGCTCACCAACTTCAAGACCGTGAAGCAGTCCATCAAGCGTCTGAAGGACACGGAAGTCATGGCCGAAGACGGCACCTTCGAACGTATCGGTAAGAAGGAAGCCCTGCTGAAGCAACGGGAACTGGACAAGCTGAACAAGTCCATCGGCGGTATCAAGGACATGAACAACCTGCCCGACGCCCTGTTCGTGATCGACGTTGGCTACCACAAAATTGCCATCACCGAAGCCAACAAGCTGGGTATCCCGGTCATCGGCGTGGTGGATACCAACCACACCCCGGACGGCGTGGATTACGTCATTCCCGGTAACGACGACTCCTCCCGCGCTATCCGCCTCTACGCCCGTGGCGTGGCCGATGCCATCCTGGAAGGCCGTAGCCAATCTCTGCAAGAGATTGTGGCCGCCGGTGAAGACGAATTCGTCGAAGTCGAAGAAGAACAGGCTGAATAA
- a CDS encoding phosphatidate cytidylyltransferase yields the protein MLKQRVITAIFLLAGFLGAVFYLPSLGWAGVVTLVAALAAWEWGGLLGWSPRNRVAGGVGFALLGAGLLLAFPFLRESGMASGSVGSGVKGLYLLSLVFWCGLVPPWFRHHWKISVPGLGVGVGLVVLLPTWLALIQLRTLGGGALLALMATVWIADIAAYFSGRAFGKHKLAPSISPGKTWEGALGALVGVEVYGFILRTAFPGFLPSLQSWQVLLGLAVVTAISIFGDLFESLLKRQAGLKDSSQLLPGHGGVLDRIDSLTSTLPLFALGLFCL from the coding sequence GTGCTTAAGCAACGGGTGATTACGGCCATTTTTCTTCTGGCGGGCTTTCTCGGCGCCGTGTTTTATCTCCCCTCCTTAGGTTGGGCTGGCGTAGTCACCCTGGTGGCGGCCCTGGCGGCCTGGGAGTGGGGCGGTCTTTTGGGATGGTCGCCCCGGAACCGGGTGGCGGGGGGTGTAGGGTTTGCCCTGCTCGGCGCCGGGCTGCTGCTGGCCTTTCCCTTTCTAAGGGAGTCGGGGATGGCCTCTGGCTCCGTGGGCTCTGGGGTTAAGGGCCTCTATCTACTGTCCCTGGTGTTCTGGTGTGGGTTGGTGCCCCCCTGGTTTCGCCATCATTGGAAAATTTCTGTCCCCGGCCTGGGAGTAGGGGTGGGGCTGGTAGTGCTGCTGCCCACCTGGCTGGCTCTGATTCAGTTGCGTACCCTGGGGGGCGGAGCCCTCCTGGCCTTGATGGCTACCGTGTGGATTGCGGATATCGCCGCCTATTTTTCCGGCCGGGCCTTCGGTAAACACAAGCTGGCGCCCAGCATCAGCCCGGGAAAGACCTGGGAAGGGGCCCTGGGGGCCTTGGTGGGGGTCGAAGTCTATGGCTTTATTCTGAGGACTGCGTTCCCTGGATTTTTGCCGTCTTTGCAAAGCTGGCAGGTCCTGTTGGGCCTGGCCGTGGTGACCGCCATCAGTATCTTTGGCGATCTTTTCGAGTCCCTGTTGAAACGACAGGCGGGGCTCAAGGACAGCAGCCAGTTGCTGCCCGGCCATGGGGGGGTGCTGGACCGTATCGACAGTCTGACTTCCACCTTGCCCTTGTTCGCCCTGGGACTCTTCTGTCTCTGA
- the pyrH gene encoding UMP kinase, which yields MSDSTCTPVYKRILLKLSGEALMGGDAYGINRQTISEIVAEIKDVAALGVEIGVVIGGGNIFRGVAPAATGMDRATADYMGMLATVMNGLALQDAMRLAGLNSRVQSALDIEQVVEPYIRGKAIRYLEQGRIVIFAAGTGNPFFTTDTAAALRGAEIGAQIVLKATKVDGIYTADPKKDPSATRYDKISFDEAINRNLAVMDATAFALCRDQKLPINVFSIFHPGALKRVVLGEPEGTLVYC from the coding sequence ATGTCAGATTCCACCTGTACCCCGGTTTATAAGCGCATCCTGTTGAAGCTGAGCGGCGAGGCCCTGATGGGCGGCGACGCTTACGGCATCAATCGCCAGACCATTTCGGAGATTGTGGCCGAGATCAAGGATGTGGCGGCGCTGGGGGTGGAAATTGGCGTGGTGATCGGCGGTGGCAACATCTTCCGTGGCGTGGCGCCGGCGGCTACCGGGATGGACCGGGCCACGGCCGACTACATGGGGATGTTGGCCACCGTCATGAATGGTCTGGCTTTACAGGACGCCATGCGTTTGGCGGGTCTCAATAGCCGGGTCCAATCCGCCCTGGATATCGAGCAGGTGGTGGAGCCCTATATTCGGGGCAAGGCCATCCGTTATCTGGAGCAGGGTCGGATCGTGATTTTTGCCGCCGGGACGGGGAATCCGTTTTTTACCACCGACACGGCGGCGGCCTTGCGGGGCGCGGAAATCGGCGCCCAGATTGTGCTGAAGGCCACTAAGGTGGATGGGATTTATACGGCGGATCCGAAAAAAGATCCGTCCGCCACCCGCTACGACAAAATTTCTTTTGACGAGGCGATTAATCGGAATCTGGCTGTCATGGACGCCACCGCTTTCGCCTTGTGCCGTGATCAAAAACTGCCGATCAACGTCTTTTCCATCTTCCATCCGGGCGCCCTGAAGCGGGTTGTGCTGGGTGAGCCGGAAGGCACGTTGGTCTATTGCTGA